A genomic region of Devosia ginsengisoli contains the following coding sequences:
- a CDS encoding glycosyltransferase: MKLRVVFHTPSLRGGGAERVFALMANAMAARGHQVTLFTWNADGPNLALLSDQVQLVSLDMPIRGEGFGKAATLRGIWKSARYFRRTKPDAVFSAPEFANLTTALALVLSRSRARFFPTYHAANSLPSSNLGARIAIALSRIVAQRATRAVAVSAGVGRDLVARGLPASKIAVVHNPLPPAQPAKRDYPWHAAAQAMGDGPLIVTAGRLVQVKDHKTLLDAFARLASRRPARLAIFGEGPLESELRAYADQLGVSKRVLFPGYVNEPAAIYQAADLFVLTSTSEGFGNVLIEAMAHGVAVVSTNAPHGPREILADGRYGALVPVGDADALAAAIAETLDRPPPRELLMSRASDFSVETIAAQYEALLR, translated from the coding sequence ATGAAACTCCGCGTCGTCTTCCATACTCCCAGCCTGCGCGGGGGCGGTGCTGAACGGGTGTTTGCCCTCATGGCCAATGCCATGGCGGCCCGCGGCCATCAGGTCACCCTGTTCACCTGGAATGCGGACGGGCCTAATCTGGCGTTGCTGTCGGACCAGGTGCAACTGGTCTCTCTCGACATGCCTATCCGCGGTGAAGGCTTCGGCAAAGCCGCCACCTTGAGAGGCATATGGAAAAGTGCCCGATATTTCAGGCGGACCAAGCCTGACGCGGTGTTTTCGGCCCCCGAATTTGCCAATCTGACGACGGCGCTGGCCTTGGTGCTTTCTCGCAGCAGGGCTCGGTTCTTTCCCACCTATCACGCCGCCAACAGCCTGCCCTCGAGCAATCTTGGCGCCAGGATCGCCATTGCCCTGTCGCGTATCGTGGCACAGCGCGCTACTCGAGCCGTTGCGGTCTCGGCGGGCGTTGGCCGCGATCTAGTCGCGCGGGGGCTGCCGGCAAGCAAGATTGCCGTCGTCCATAATCCGCTCCCGCCTGCCCAGCCGGCAAAACGGGACTACCCTTGGCACGCCGCGGCGCAGGCCATGGGCGATGGTCCGCTCATCGTGACGGCTGGACGGCTGGTGCAAGTCAAGGATCACAAGACACTTCTTGACGCCTTCGCCCGATTGGCAAGCCGCCGCCCTGCCCGGCTGGCCATTTTTGGCGAAGGACCACTCGAAAGCGAATTGCGCGCTTACGCTGACCAGCTCGGTGTGAGCAAGCGGGTGCTCTTTCCCGGCTATGTAAACGAACCGGCCGCGATTTATCAGGCAGCGGATCTCTTCGTGCTGACCTCCACGAGCGAAGGTTTCGGCAATGTGCTGATCGAAGCTATGGCACATGGTGTTGCCGTGGTTTCGACCAACGCGCCTCATGGGCCGCGCGAAATCCTTGCAGATGGCCGCTACGGGGCGTTGGTGCCTGTCGGCGACGCCGACGCTTTGGCGGCGGCGATAGCGGAAACCCTCGACAGGCCACCCCCGCGGGAATTGCTCATGTCTCGAGCGTCAGACTTTTCCGTTGAAACAATCGCCGCGCAATATGAGGCCTTATTGCGCTGA
- a CDS encoding exopolysaccharide biosynthesis polyprenyl glycosylphosphotransferase: protein MFQDSVTHRVTDMRRRRRFRVANWLAMSLGLTALEALVSALILLFMTVGLPWGEGGVALLAALCSACVFGVTSFPAARTLMDQQRLRYLDVLGAPVAFLAAVSLGWLVAQLANAPPAAPDIPDMLAFGAAGLMLGLVRWALYRHVLAMMHVGQFQVDRIGLIGHMDDLHHFEQRSKIWRNGAQVVVRLDPAGIDRDALALDRFISEATARGCSRLIIVGDYAAPSNTLLLKKTLYAARGYALGIAFSPQPRLPPGAAQMLSLSTRPLDDGAQLTKRLFDIVAASGALLVTLPVLVLVALLIRLEGGGPVLFRQQRKGFNGETFSILKFRSMRVTESTGTITPAKEGDSRITPLGRLIRRTSIDELPQLLNVLVGDMSMVGPRPHANSQDRELDRDFADYAGRRRIKPGITGWAQVNGYRGELISPLQVEGRIRHDLDYIANWSLMLDIKIIWLTAFSPTTHKNAR from the coding sequence GTGTTTCAGGACAGCGTTACCCATCGCGTTACCGATATGCGTCGCAGGCGCCGGTTCCGCGTCGCCAACTGGCTAGCCATGAGCCTGGGCCTGACGGCCCTCGAGGCGCTCGTTAGCGCCCTCATCCTGCTTTTCATGACCGTCGGCCTGCCATGGGGTGAGGGGGGAGTCGCGCTGCTGGCTGCACTGTGTTCGGCCTGTGTCTTCGGGGTAACCAGCTTTCCGGCGGCAAGAACGCTCATGGATCAGCAGCGGCTCAGATATCTTGATGTGTTGGGCGCCCCTGTTGCCTTCCTGGCGGCAGTCAGCCTTGGCTGGCTTGTTGCCCAGCTTGCCAACGCGCCGCCCGCGGCGCCGGACATCCCAGACATGCTTGCCTTTGGGGCGGCCGGCCTGATGCTCGGATTGGTGCGCTGGGCCCTCTACCGGCACGTGCTAGCCATGATGCATGTTGGCCAGTTTCAGGTCGACAGGATCGGCCTGATTGGACACATGGACGACCTGCATCACTTCGAACAGCGCAGCAAGATCTGGCGGAACGGCGCTCAGGTGGTAGTTCGCCTTGACCCCGCAGGGATCGACCGGGATGCCCTGGCGCTGGACCGGTTCATTTCGGAAGCCACAGCCAGGGGCTGTAGCAGGCTCATCATCGTCGGCGACTACGCCGCACCATCGAACACTCTTCTGCTCAAGAAGACACTGTATGCCGCCCGCGGCTATGCACTGGGTATAGCATTTTCTCCCCAGCCCCGGCTCCCCCCGGGCGCTGCCCAGATGCTGAGCCTGTCGACCCGCCCGCTTGATGATGGAGCCCAACTGACCAAACGGCTGTTCGACATCGTCGCAGCCAGCGGCGCACTGCTGGTCACCCTGCCGGTGCTTGTTCTCGTGGCATTGCTTATCCGTCTGGAAGGGGGCGGTCCTGTCCTCTTCCGGCAGCAACGCAAGGGATTTAATGGCGAAACCTTCTCTATCCTGAAGTTCCGGTCCATGCGGGTCACCGAATCGACGGGAACGATCACTCCCGCCAAGGAAGGGGACAGTCGTATCACGCCCCTGGGCAGGCTTATCCGTCGCACCAGCATCGATGAGCTACCGCAACTGCTCAACGTACTCGTCGGAGACATGAGCATGGTCGGCCCCCGCCCGCATGCCAACAGTCAAGATCGGGAGCTGGATCGAGATTTTGCCGATTATGCCGGTCGGCGCCGGATCAAGCCGGGCATAACCGGCTGGGCCCAGGTTAACGGCTATCGCGGTGAGCTGATATCGCCGCTGCAGGTCGAAGGGCGCATCCGCCACGACCTCGACTACATCGCCAACTGGAGCCTTATGCTCGATATCAAGATCATCTGGCTCACGGCCTTCTCACCTACCACGCACAAAAACGCACGATAA
- a CDS encoding response regulator codes for MYKRTVAILATNPAFSSIYGRFLTESCGYKVPCFEHGAALQTFLQIAPVQVIVVDDEARSGGIETMRAVRTHPKLAYPDPGIMVITRARPAVQHYFRAAGADIVLEKPVRHGRLADEVHRLFALAGQRRLPLALGETHGYQFASHASADRDSRSEAKVISLDAWKRANRQAISPLS; via the coding sequence ATGTACAAACGAACAGTCGCAATACTGGCAACGAACCCGGCATTTTCTTCTATTTACGGGCGTTTCCTGACGGAGTCGTGCGGCTATAAAGTGCCCTGTTTCGAACATGGTGCGGCTCTTCAGACCTTTTTGCAGATTGCGCCCGTGCAGGTGATCGTCGTCGATGATGAGGCCCGCAGCGGCGGCATCGAAACGATGCGCGCGGTCCGTACCCATCCCAAGCTGGCTTATCCCGATCCGGGTATCATGGTGATAACGCGGGCACGACCGGCCGTGCAGCATTACTTCCGTGCAGCAGGCGCCGATATCGTTCTCGAAAAGCCCGTGAGACATGGCCGGTTGGCCGACGAAGTCCATCGATTGTTCGCGCTGGCTGGTCAAAGGCGTTTGCCGCTGGCACTGGGCGAAACCCATGGGTACCAGTTTGCGTCTCATGCCTCCGCTGACCGCGATTCACGGTCAGAAGCGAAGGTGATATCGCTTGATGCGTGGAAGCGCGCAAATCGCCAGGCGATATCACCACTCAGCTGA